A region from the Vicia villosa cultivar HV-30 ecotype Madison, WI linkage group LG3, Vvil1.0, whole genome shotgun sequence genome encodes:
- the LOC131593459 gene encoding beta-fructofuranosidase, soluble isoenzyme I-like isoform X1 has protein sequence MKPNTLHTPLQKSNQKPSYVIFVTFGSIVFIMSMLALIIINQTQNPLENLERQELDRGVAQEVSAKSNSYDFHKVSYDWTDAMFSWQRTAFHFQPQKNWMNDPNGPLFHLGWYHLFYQYNPDSAIWGNITWGHAVSKDMIHWFYLPIAMKPDKWFDINGVWTGSATLLPNGEIIILYTGDTNNYVQVQNLAYPANLSDPLLLDWVKYADNPVIEPPPGIRLKNFRDPTTAWIGPDNKWRVLIGSKKEKTGLSLVYKTTNFTYFELNENYLHTVPGTGMWECVDFYPILINGSNGLDTSVDGLEVKHVLKASLDDTKVDCYAIGTYFIENDTWVPDNPNEDVGIGLLLDYGRYYASKTFYDQVKKRRILYGWINETDTESDDLKKGWASLQTIPRTVLFDKKTRSNLVLWPIEEIESLRISSDEYEGVVITPGSVVPLNISQASQLDIFAEFEIESLTSEGNISNDDIDCGRGALERSAFGPFGIIAIADDTLSEQTPIYFSLSNTSLGFSTTFFCVDETRSSKASEVEKPIYGTKVPVFSDEKLSMRVLVDHSIIESFAQRGRRVISSRVYPTEAIYGATRLFLFNNATNINIKVSIKIWHLNNAFIGPFPFDQTQ, from the exons ATGAAGCCCAACACTCTACACACTCCATTGCAGAAAAGTAATCAAAAACCATCCTATGTTATCTTTGTCACATTTGGTTCCATTGTATTCATAATGTCAATGCTTGCACTTATCATCATAAATCAAACCCAAAATCCATTGGAAAATTTGGAAAGGCAAGAATTGGATAGAGGGGTTGCTCAAGAGGTTTCAGCTAAGTCAAATTCATATGATTTTCATAAAGTTTCATATGATTGGACTGATGCTATGTTTTCTTGGCAAAGAACAGCTTTTCACTTTCAACCTCAAAAGAATTGGATGAATG ATCCCAACG GTCCATTGTTTCACTTGGGATGGTATCATTTATTTTACCAATACAATCCAGATTCAGCTATTTGGGGCAACATTACATGGGGACATGCTGTATCAAAGGACATGATTCATTGGTTCTACCTCCCCATAGCCATGAAACCCGATAAGTGGTTCGATATAAACGGTGTGTGGACCGGATCCGCCACACTTTTACCAAATGGCGAAATCATAATACTTTACACGGGCGATACCAATAACTACGTGCAAGTTCAAAATCTTGCTTATCCCGCCAACTTATCTGATCCTCTTCTCCTTGATTGGGTTAAATACGCTGATAACCCAGTCATCGAGCCCCCACCTGGCATTAGGTTGAAAAATTTTCGCGATCCAACCACAGCTTGGATCGGGCCCGATAATAAATGGAGGGTTTTAATTGGGTCCAAGAAAGAAAAAACGGGTCTTTCATTAGTTTACAAGACAACAAATTTCACGTATTTTGAACTCAACGAGAACTACTTACACACGGTTCCAGGTACGGGTATGTGGGAATGTGTGGACTTTTACCCGATTTTGATAAACGGGTCGAACGGTTTGGACACATCGGTAGACGGGTTGGAAGTTAAGCATGTGTTAAAGGCTAGTTTGGATGACACAAAAGTTGATTGTTATGCAATTGGAActtattttattgaaaatgataCATGGGTGCCTGATAACCCTAATGAGGATGTAGGTATTGGGCTTCTTTTGGATTATGGAAGATACTATGCTTCAAAAACTTTTTATGATCAAGTGAAAAAAAGAAGGATTTTGTATGGTTGGATTAATGAAACTGATACTGAAAGTGATGATTTGAAAAAAGGTTGGGCATCACTTCAG ACAATTCCAAGAACAGTGTTGTTTGACAAGAAAACTAGAAGTAATTTGGTTCTATGGCCAATAGAAGAAATAGAGAGTTTAAGAATAAGCAGTGATGAATATGAAGGAGTAGTGATCACACCTGGCTCTGTTGTTCCACTAAACATTTCTCAAGCATCACAG TTGGACATATTTGCTGAATTTGAGATTGAGTCATTGACATCAGAAGGAAATATTAGCAATGATGATATAGATTGTGGAAGAGGTGCTTTAGAGAGAAGTGCTTTTGGACCATTTGGAATTATAGCTATTGCAGATGACACACTTTCTGAACAAACTCCAATTTATTTTAGCCTCTCTAATACTAGTCTTGGTTTTTCAACCACTTTCTTCTGTGTTGATGAAACAAG ATCATCAAAGGCTTCTGaggttgaaaaaccaatttaTGGTACCAAAGTTCCAGTTTTCAGTGATGAAAAATTGTCAATGAGAGTATTG GTTGACCATTCAATTATTGAGAGCTTTGCTCAAAGAGGAAGAAGAGTGATTTCAAGTAGAGTTTATCCAACAGAAGCAATATATGGAGCTACAAGATTATTTCTATTCAACAATGCAACTAACATTAACATCAAAGTCTCTATCAAGATTTGGCATTTGAACAATGCTTTTATAGGTCCATTTccctttgatcaaactcaatga
- the LOC131593461 gene encoding probable trehalose-phosphate phosphatase F — MELKANHTSLLAETATLTRTRSRLGTPSSLSCSPTGGSTFLHGPSLTIPRKKNGVLDDVRYNGCLDAMRSSSPTHKKISMDVGHGVPSSEADAAYLTWLLEFPSALSSFEQITNCAKGKKVALFLDYDGTLSPIVDNPDRAFMSDKMRDAVKSVAEYFPTAIISGRSREKVHEFVGLTELHYAGSHGMDIIGPLRESVSDDHPNCIRSTDKKGKEVNLFQPAADFLPMIDEVRMLLVDCIRDIKGAKIENNKFCVSVHYRNVDEENWDLVAQRVYDIMKDYPHLRLTHGRKVLEVRPVIDWDKGKAVTFLLESLGLNDDEDVLAIYIGDDRTDEDAFKVLSEVNKGFGILVSSAPKESNAVYSLCDPSEVMEFLKSLVAWKSNSLL, encoded by the exons ATGGAACTGAAGGCAAATCATACGTCTCTCCTCGCTGAAACCGCAACCTTGACAAGGACAAGGTCAAGGCTCGGCACGCCTTCGAGTCTCTCTTGCTCTCCTACAGGTGGTTCGACTTTTCTCCACGGTCCCTCGCTAACTATTCCAAGGAAGAAGAATGGAGTTCTTGACGATGTTCGTTATAACGGTTGTCTCGACGCAATGAGATCGTCTTCTCCTACTCACAAGAAAATATCTATGGATGTTGGTCACGGTGTTCCGTCTTCTGAAGCCGATGCCGCTTATTTAACCTGGCTG CTAGAGTTTCCATCAGCACTTTCGTCTTTTGAGCAAATTACTAACTGTGCAAAAGGCAAGAAAGTAGCATTGTTTCTCGATTATGACGGGACTCTTTCGCCGATTGTTGACAATCCCGACCGCGCTTTCATGTCTGACAAG ATGCGCGACGCAGTTAAAAGCGTGGCAGAGTATTTTCCGACCGCGATAATTAGCGGAAGAAGTCGTGAAAAG GTACATGAGTTCGTTGGCTTGACCGAACTTCATTACGCTGGTAGTCATGGAATGGACATTATCGGTCCTCTTAGAGAATCGGTATCTGATGATCACCCGAATTGTATTAGATCTACCGATAAGAAG GGTAAGGAAGTTAATTTATTCCAACCTGCTGCCGATTTCCTGCCTATGATTGACGAG GTACGGATGTTGCTCGTTGATTGTATAAGAGACATCAAAGGCGCAAAAATTGAGAATAATAAGTTTTGTGTCTCTGTACATTACCGTAATGTAGACGAAGAG AATTGGGATTTGGTGGCACAACGCGTTTACGATATCATGAAAGACTATCCACATTTACGATTAACTCACGGTCGAAAG GTTTTAGAGGTTCGACCGGTGATTGACTGGGATAAGGGAAAAGCTGTTACCTTTTTGCTAGAGTCTCTCG GACTTAACGATGATGAAGATGTTCTAGCTATATATATCGGTGATGATCGAACAGACGAAGATGCATTTAAGGTTTTGAGTGAGGTTAATAAAGGTTTCGGAATCTTAGTTTCTTCTGCGCCTAAAGAAAGCAACGCTGTTTACTCTCTTTGTGATCCTTCCGAG GTGATGGAATTTCTCAAGTCACTTGTGGCATGGAAATCAAACTCTTTACTATAG
- the LOC131593459 gene encoding beta-fructofuranosidase, soluble isoenzyme I-like isoform X2 yields MKPNTLHTPLQKSNQKPSYVIFVTFGSIVFIMSMLALIIINQTQNPLENLERQELDRGVAQEVSAKSNSYDFHKVSYDWTDAMFSWQRTAFHFQPQKNWMNGPLFHLGWYHLFYQYNPDSAIWGNITWGHAVSKDMIHWFYLPIAMKPDKWFDINGVWTGSATLLPNGEIIILYTGDTNNYVQVQNLAYPANLSDPLLLDWVKYADNPVIEPPPGIRLKNFRDPTTAWIGPDNKWRVLIGSKKEKTGLSLVYKTTNFTYFELNENYLHTVPGTGMWECVDFYPILINGSNGLDTSVDGLEVKHVLKASLDDTKVDCYAIGTYFIENDTWVPDNPNEDVGIGLLLDYGRYYASKTFYDQVKKRRILYGWINETDTESDDLKKGWASLQTIPRTVLFDKKTRSNLVLWPIEEIESLRISSDEYEGVVITPGSVVPLNISQASQLDIFAEFEIESLTSEGNISNDDIDCGRGALERSAFGPFGIIAIADDTLSEQTPIYFSLSNTSLGFSTTFFCVDETRSSKASEVEKPIYGTKVPVFSDEKLSMRVLVDHSIIESFAQRGRRVISSRVYPTEAIYGATRLFLFNNATNINIKVSIKIWHLNNAFIGPFPFDQTQ; encoded by the exons ATGAAGCCCAACACTCTACACACTCCATTGCAGAAAAGTAATCAAAAACCATCCTATGTTATCTTTGTCACATTTGGTTCCATTGTATTCATAATGTCAATGCTTGCACTTATCATCATAAATCAAACCCAAAATCCATTGGAAAATTTGGAAAGGCAAGAATTGGATAGAGGGGTTGCTCAAGAGGTTTCAGCTAAGTCAAATTCATATGATTTTCATAAAGTTTCATATGATTGGACTGATGCTATGTTTTCTTGGCAAAGAACAGCTTTTCACTTTCAACCTCAAAAGAATTGGATGAATG GTCCATTGTTTCACTTGGGATGGTATCATTTATTTTACCAATACAATCCAGATTCAGCTATTTGGGGCAACATTACATGGGGACATGCTGTATCAAAGGACATGATTCATTGGTTCTACCTCCCCATAGCCATGAAACCCGATAAGTGGTTCGATATAAACGGTGTGTGGACCGGATCCGCCACACTTTTACCAAATGGCGAAATCATAATACTTTACACGGGCGATACCAATAACTACGTGCAAGTTCAAAATCTTGCTTATCCCGCCAACTTATCTGATCCTCTTCTCCTTGATTGGGTTAAATACGCTGATAACCCAGTCATCGAGCCCCCACCTGGCATTAGGTTGAAAAATTTTCGCGATCCAACCACAGCTTGGATCGGGCCCGATAATAAATGGAGGGTTTTAATTGGGTCCAAGAAAGAAAAAACGGGTCTTTCATTAGTTTACAAGACAACAAATTTCACGTATTTTGAACTCAACGAGAACTACTTACACACGGTTCCAGGTACGGGTATGTGGGAATGTGTGGACTTTTACCCGATTTTGATAAACGGGTCGAACGGTTTGGACACATCGGTAGACGGGTTGGAAGTTAAGCATGTGTTAAAGGCTAGTTTGGATGACACAAAAGTTGATTGTTATGCAATTGGAActtattttattgaaaatgataCATGGGTGCCTGATAACCCTAATGAGGATGTAGGTATTGGGCTTCTTTTGGATTATGGAAGATACTATGCTTCAAAAACTTTTTATGATCAAGTGAAAAAAAGAAGGATTTTGTATGGTTGGATTAATGAAACTGATACTGAAAGTGATGATTTGAAAAAAGGTTGGGCATCACTTCAG ACAATTCCAAGAACAGTGTTGTTTGACAAGAAAACTAGAAGTAATTTGGTTCTATGGCCAATAGAAGAAATAGAGAGTTTAAGAATAAGCAGTGATGAATATGAAGGAGTAGTGATCACACCTGGCTCTGTTGTTCCACTAAACATTTCTCAAGCATCACAG TTGGACATATTTGCTGAATTTGAGATTGAGTCATTGACATCAGAAGGAAATATTAGCAATGATGATATAGATTGTGGAAGAGGTGCTTTAGAGAGAAGTGCTTTTGGACCATTTGGAATTATAGCTATTGCAGATGACACACTTTCTGAACAAACTCCAATTTATTTTAGCCTCTCTAATACTAGTCTTGGTTTTTCAACCACTTTCTTCTGTGTTGATGAAACAAG ATCATCAAAGGCTTCTGaggttgaaaaaccaatttaTGGTACCAAAGTTCCAGTTTTCAGTGATGAAAAATTGTCAATGAGAGTATTG GTTGACCATTCAATTATTGAGAGCTTTGCTCAAAGAGGAAGAAGAGTGATTTCAAGTAGAGTTTATCCAACAGAAGCAATATATGGAGCTACAAGATTATTTCTATTCAACAATGCAACTAACATTAACATCAAAGTCTCTATCAAGATTTGGCATTTGAACAATGCTTTTATAGGTCCATTTccctttgatcaaactcaatga